The Chryseolinea soli genome contains a region encoding:
- a CDS encoding M16 family metallopeptidase has translation MLDRTLAPPFNRTTDFELLHPEKVTTASGAEIYFVLGGSQDVSKVELIFPAGRWIEKVWGASYFSSQLLNKGTKHKGSYEIAQRFDSLGAHLEVHSALDFVSVSLYSLNKNLEAGLRLLLELLTESIFPEKELEQLKSIYLQNLKVNREKTSFQASLLIRKNIFGETHPYGKELEEAEVNPLQQQQVAEHFNRFFKTCTILVSGKVTEANRRLMADVFAPFAFHALQKKDSTVFADARSYRQVVEKEGSVQSTIRMGKRFIDRAHADYVDTVFLNHILGGYFGSRLMKNIREEKGLSYGISSSLHALKHDSYLMIGADVNRENTTLTFEEIGKELKRLRTEPIDAEELETARNHFTGSLQSEITTSFAHADKIKTILLYNLPETHYQNMIRRIDAITADDLLQTASTYFKEDSFIEVAVG, from the coding sequence ATGCTCGACCGCACCCTCGCCCCGCCTTTTAACCGTACTACTGATTTTGAATTGCTGCATCCCGAAAAGGTCACCACGGCCTCGGGCGCTGAAATCTATTTCGTGTTAGGCGGTAGCCAGGACGTTAGCAAGGTAGAGCTCATCTTTCCAGCAGGTCGCTGGATAGAAAAAGTTTGGGGCGCTTCTTATTTTTCATCGCAACTTCTGAACAAGGGAACAAAGCACAAAGGCAGCTACGAGATCGCACAACGATTCGATAGCCTGGGGGCTCACCTGGAGGTTCATTCCGCCCTCGACTTTGTATCCGTATCGCTATACTCGCTCAATAAGAACCTGGAAGCCGGCCTCCGTCTGTTGCTGGAGCTGCTGACAGAATCCATCTTTCCCGAAAAGGAACTGGAACAACTCAAGTCCATTTACCTGCAGAACCTGAAGGTGAATCGCGAGAAGACCAGCTTCCAGGCATCGTTGCTGATCCGCAAAAATATTTTTGGAGAAACCCACCCCTATGGAAAAGAGCTGGAAGAGGCCGAGGTAAATCCGCTGCAACAACAGCAGGTGGCCGAGCACTTCAACCGCTTTTTCAAAACGTGCACCATCCTGGTTTCCGGAAAAGTAACGGAAGCCAACCGGCGGCTCATGGCCGATGTGTTTGCTCCCTTTGCCTTCCACGCTTTGCAAAAAAAGGATTCCACGGTCTTCGCCGATGCGCGGTCCTATCGCCAGGTGGTGGAGAAAGAAGGCAGCGTGCAGTCCACCATCCGCATGGGCAAACGCTTCATCGATCGCGCACACGCCGACTATGTGGATACGGTTTTTCTCAATCACATCCTGGGCGGCTACTTCGGTTCGCGGCTTATGAAAAACATCCGTGAAGAAAAGGGTCTTTCCTATGGCATCTCGTCGAGCCTGCATGCTTTGAAGCATGACAGCTACCTGATGATCGGCGCCGATGTGAACCGCGAGAACACGACGCTCACCTTCGAGGAGATCGGCAAAGAACTGAAACGCCTGCGCACCGAGCCCATCGACGCTGAGGAGCTCGAGACCGCCCGCAATCACTTCACGGGCAGCCTGCAATCGGAAATCACCACATCGTTTGCGCACGCCGATAAGATCAAGACCATCCTGCTCTATAACCTGCCGGAGACACATTATCAAAACATGATCCGCCGCATCGACGCCATCACCGCCGACGATCTGCTGCAGACCGCCTCCACCTATTTCAAGGAAGACAGCTTCATTGAAGTGGCCGTAGGCTAG
- the porV gene encoding type IX secretion system outer membrane channel protein PorV, with amino-acid sequence MHYRVFLLLSFVLIGVQHTFSQGTVSPGDLIGAQNAITTAVPFLTISPDARHAALGDAGVATSPDANSSYWNAGKLVHIDKKYGGTISYTPWLGKIVNDMSISYLSGFYKITREQAISASIKYFNLGDISFRDANNNPLGDFNPREFALDGTYSRLLSEKFSMGITGRYIYSNLTGAFAGIDAKPGRSVAADIGAYYTTPLKRHPNSTLSLGATITNIGAKLSYTDNENKNFLPTTLRLGTAYKTDLDAYNSLTFILDFSKLMVPSPNSGRDSVGLLSGMFGSFSDAPGGFKEEIQEIMTSVGVEYWYNDIFAARLGYFNEAKNKGNRKYMTIGLGFRKNKFGVDVAYLVPVNKRESPLAETLRFTLHFLIKETTADKDETVTD; translated from the coding sequence ATGCATTATCGCGTATTCCTCCTTTTGAGCTTTGTATTGATCGGAGTTCAGCACACATTTTCCCAAGGCACAGTATCCCCCGGCGACTTGATTGGCGCCCAAAATGCCATCACTACGGCTGTTCCCTTCCTCACCATTTCCCCGGACGCGCGTCATGCGGCCCTGGGTGATGCTGGCGTAGCGACTTCGCCCGACGCGAACTCGTCGTATTGGAATGCCGGCAAGCTGGTGCATATCGATAAAAAATACGGTGGAACGATCTCCTACACACCCTGGCTGGGAAAGATTGTGAACGACATGTCGATCTCCTATCTGTCGGGCTTCTATAAGATCACCCGCGAACAGGCCATCTCGGCATCTATCAAATATTTCAACCTAGGCGACATCAGTTTCCGCGATGCTAACAACAACCCGCTGGGCGATTTCAACCCGCGCGAGTTCGCACTTGACGGCACATATTCCCGTTTGCTCTCCGAAAAATTCAGTATGGGCATCACCGGCCGTTACATTTACTCGAACCTCACGGGTGCTTTTGCCGGCATCGACGCCAAACCCGGCCGCAGCGTGGCCGCCGATATCGGTGCCTACTACACAACACCGTTAAAACGCCATCCCAACTCAACGTTGTCGTTGGGAGCAACCATTACCAACATCGGCGCGAAGCTGTCGTATACCGACAACGAGAACAAAAACTTCCTGCCCACCACCCTGCGTTTGGGAACGGCCTACAAAACCGATCTCGATGCCTACAACTCGCTCACGTTCATCTTAGACTTCAGCAAGCTGATGGTGCCCAGCCCCAATTCGGGCCGCGACTCCGTGGGCCTTCTCAGTGGCATGTTCGGATCGTTTAGCGACGCACCCGGCGGCTTCAAAGAAGAGATCCAGGAGATCATGACTTCGGTGGGTGTTGAATATTGGTACAACGACATCTTTGCCGCGCGCCTTGGCTATTTCAACGAAGCCAAAAACAAAGGCAACCGGAAATACATGACCATCGGTCTCGGCTTCCGCAAGAATAAATTCGGCGTAGACGTGGCCTACCTGGTGCCGGTGAACAAACGCGAAAGCCCACTGGCTGAAACGCTGCGTTTCACGCTGCACTTCCTGATCAAAGAGACTACGGCCGACAAAGACGAAACCGTTACTGACTAG